The sequence cgtgattgatttgTGCGACTTTGTCAGTACCGAACACGACGTAAATTACGGTTCAGTGTTCTTTACGACATCGATGGCTGTTAGCTATGATGCGGTAGCGCTGGTATTGTAGATGCCGCtgtcgatcttgctctgcttgcgctgtcGCGATGGAGGCATAATCGTTGATCGTCCTGGCCAACATGTCGACACCGACGGTTGACGCATCTGGTGCATCCACACGCACGGCGATCCGGTACCAAGACAGCATCGGCTCGCTTAGCCGCAGCGAAAAGTCGGTGCAGCGCATCCTCTCGCAGTCGACACGGATCCACGTTTTGCGAGATAAACTCGATGAGCGATCAGTCGAGGAGTTGGAAGCGTCGGCTCAGCAGTTGGGCGCGCAGCTGACAACAAGCGCCGAATCAGCGAATATAGTGGTGACGGCAATCAAGGCGCCTAAAAGGATATTGAAGTGGATTCCGGACGGGGAGGCGAATGTCGTACCGCCAAGGACGGAGAGAGGTGAGACGGGCAGAGCAAGGGAAGAGGTACAGAGAGTGGAAAGGCAGCTCGGGGAGGAGGTGCTGAGGGATTGGAGACGCTTTGTTGTTACACCGCAGTGGCTGGATGCGGTCAAGGCGGAAGCAAGGTTGGTGGATCCAGACCTGTTTGCAGTTGTCGCGATCAAGGATGAGTCCAAAACGCTAGAGAGCAAACCCTCTGCTACCAGCGATCGAAAGAGAAAGCACAGTCCAAGCGGTTCACCGCTGCTCGCACCATCGCACCATGCATCACCACCTGCCGTCCTCCGACGCAAGCACTTGTCGTCGTCCCCCACCCCTACAACCGCGTCCTCCTCGTACTACGATGCCATCTACCCACCCGCTCCCTGTCCACGCTGGCAAAACACGCGTTACGCCTGTCGTCGACCCTCGCCGCTCCACTCTCCCAACCAAGCACTCATCACCGaactcgagctcatccGCACCGAACGTCGACTCACCGGAGACACGTACTCAGAAATGGCGTACATGCGCGCCATCTCGGCACTCAAAGCCTTCCCCTTCCCTATTCCCGATCGCATCCTCGATCCTCCAGAAGTGTTCGACCCGGCATTGTTGGAGTTACGCCtgagcgaggtggagaAGCTCAAAGGGGTGGGAAAGAAAGTGTTTTCGCTCATCAAACAGTTTTATGCGTCCGAGAACAAGAGTGGCGAGAGGATCGTGGAGGCCAAGGTGATAGCGAGGGATCCAGCCGTGTACATCATGAACGCATTCACAGAGCTGTACGGAATTGGACCGATCGGTGCAAGGGAAGCGTACAACTCAGGAGCTAGGAGCTTCAGCGATGTGTTGCACAGAGGCAAGTCGCTGGCGACACACCTATCGGTGCAGGAGTCGGTGCGTATCCTAGCAGATCTTAGGAAGCCAATTGGAAGGGAAGAGTGTCGGTCCATCACAGCGCACATCATGGCGCTGGTCAGATCAATGTTagccgacgacgtcgaggtCAAGTACGAGATATGTGGTGGGTATAGGAGGGGAAAGGAGAGCACGTATGATGTAGACATCATCATCGGTCATAGCGAACCACCCAGTCGAGCGCTCCACATGAGGCTGCTGAACGAGATGAAACGAAAGGGACTCATCACGCACTTGGTCAACGTCAGCACACCCGCCTCCTCGTACCTAGACCCCGACACCACAATCCATGACAAACACACGCCACCACCAGTGCACATTGATATCGCTAACATCGTCGTCCTACCCCCGCTCTCGGACCGCACCCATTTAGCGATGCATCGAAGGGTCGATCTCGTGTTTTGCCCACTGCGCGTCTACGGCGCCACCGTCCTCGGTTGGACGGGAAGCATGACATTTGAACGCGACCTCCGACTCTGGGCCAAAAGCAAAGGCTTCAACTTCAGCTTTGATGGGCTCACCAATCTCGCTGACGAGTCTCTCGTAGACACCACCGACGAAAAGGCTGTCTTTGACGCGTTGGACTTGCAGTACATGCCTCCAGAATGGCGAAATTGCGACGCTTGAAGAACTGGACGAATGAATACCTCCGACGATCATGGTGGCCACACGCACAAACGTCGGAAGGCTCAGTGTATGTATAACAATTGTATGCGCACGAGGTATGATGACAAACTATCGATGATTCAGGACACAAGGATGAACACTGTCGAGAACGTGAGTCGCAAAGCAGAGTATCAAACGTCAGCACTTGCGAGTCGCCAACTTGCACGCACATGGTTGGTTGTGCAACTTACGGAGGAAAAACACGATGAGCACACCAAAAATTTTGAGCATCAGCCAacgattgctgctgacaCTGGCGTAGTACTTCAAGAGCTCCCTCTGGGCGCCTCCTACGTTATCGACGACGTCCATGACGTTatcgtcgatgcgctgGACGGTCTCCCTCTGCTCGGCGACCATGTGCGCCAATTGGCTGAAGATCTGGCCTAGctccgagatggtggatTCGATGG comes from Mycosarcoma maydis chromosome 1, whole genome shotgun sequence and encodes:
- a CDS encoding uncharacterized protein (related to DNA polymerase mu); translation: MSTPTVDASGASTRTAIRYQDSIGSLSRSEKSVQRILSQSTRIHVLRDKLDERSVEELEASAQQLGAQLTTSAESANIVVTAIKAPKRILKWIPDGEANVVPPRTERGETGRAREEVQRVERQLGEEVLRDWRRFVVTPQWLDAVKAEARLVDPDLFAVVAIKDESKTLESKPSATSDRKRKHSPSGSPLLAPSHHASPPAVLRRKHLSSSPTPTTASSSYYDAIYPPAPCPRWQNTRYACRRPSPLHSPNQALITELELIRTERRLTGDTYSEMAYMRAISALKAFPFPIPDRILDPPEVFDPALLELRLSEVEKLKGVGKKVFSLIKQFYASENKSGERIVEAKVIARDPAVYIMNAFTELYGIGPIGAREAYNSGARSFSDVLHRGKSLATHLSVQESVRILADLRKPIGREECRSITAHIMALVRSMLADDVEVKYEICGGYRRGKESTYDVDIIIGHSEPPSRALHMRLLNEMKRKGLITHLVNVSTPASSYLDPDTTIHDKHTPPPVHIDIANIVVLPPLSDRTHLAMHRRVDLVFCPLRVYGATVLGWTGSMTFERDLRLWAKSKGFNFSFDGLTNLADESLVDTTDEKAVFDALDLQYMPPEWRNCDA